The Paenibacillus sp. RUD330 genome has a segment encoding these proteins:
- a CDS encoding EscU/YscU/HrcU family type III secretion system export apparatus switch protein: MSEDERKYGSAGTDEPEPEKKKAVALKYDPLEGGAPAVVAKGTGHLADEILQRARESGVPVQEDRSLVEVLSKLDLDQQIPPELYGLVAEILSFLYRADREAGDSA, translated from the coding sequence ATGAGCGAGGATGAGCGCAAATATGGTAGTGCGGGTACGGACGAGCCTGAGCCGGAGAAGAAAAAGGCTGTCGCGCTCAAATACGATCCGCTGGAAGGCGGAGCTCCGGCCGTCGTGGCGAAGGGAACCGGACATTTGGCCGACGAGATCCTGCAGCGGGCTCGGGAGAGCGGAGTGCCGGTGCAGGAGGACCGCTCTCTCGTAGAGGTTCTGTCCAAGCTGGATCTGGATCAGCAGATTCCCCCGGAGCTGTACGGCCTGGTCGCTGAGATCCTCAGCTTTCTCTATCGGGCTGACCGCGAAGCGGGGGACAGCGCATGA
- the lepB gene encoding signal peptidase I, whose translation MAEEQFPEEQNAATRGGKARKEVFEWVKALAIAAILVWLIRWFLFAPFAVDGPSMQPNFHTGERLIVNKIIFDIRQPHRGEVVVFHVPQEGRDFIKRVIALPGDKVKVEGDDVFVNDVKQDEPYLKQAIEEANKKGELWNQSGPNFPNENVTEGTVPADSFLAMGDNRSNSEDSRRIGYIPYKQLIGRADVIFWPPSDMKIIKHG comes from the coding sequence ATGGCTGAAGAGCAGTTTCCAGAAGAGCAGAATGCGGCAACGCGCGGCGGCAAAGCCCGCAAGGAAGTGTTTGAATGGGTCAAGGCGCTGGCGATCGCGGCCATTCTCGTATGGCTGATCCGCTGGTTCCTCTTCGCTCCGTTCGCTGTCGACGGACCTTCCATGCAGCCTAACTTCCACACGGGTGAACGGCTGATCGTCAACAAGATCATCTTCGACATCAGGCAGCCGCATCGCGGTGAAGTGGTCGTATTCCATGTTCCCCAGGAGGGAAGGGATTTCATCAAGCGCGTCATCGCGCTCCCGGGCGACAAGGTCAAGGTCGAGGGCGACGACGTCTTCGTCAACGATGTCAAGCAGGACGAGCCTTACCTGAAGCAAGCCATCGAGGAAGCGAACAAAAAAGGCGAGCTGTGGAACCAGAGCGGACCGAACTTCCCCAACGAGAACGTGACCGAAGGCACGGTTCCCGCCGACTCCTTCCTGGCGATGGGCGACAACCGCAGCAACAGCGAGGACAGCCGCAGAATCGGCTATATCCCTTACAAGCAGTTGATCGGACGCGCGGACGTCATTTTCTGGCCGCCATCCGACATGAAGATCATCAAACACGGTTAA
- a CDS encoding YraN family protein, which yields MKNGPGNAEPDKSRKAGTRIGAARSLSGRIGEDAAAQWMEAGGFRLLERNWRCREGELDIIAVEGGSLVVTEVRSLRQGSRFGTALESIDARKQHKVRRIARQYLSQKGWQEKTVRFDAAAVTLDSAGLKPIEVAYVRNAF from the coding sequence ATGAAGAACGGACCCGGAAACGCCGAGCCGGACAAGTCCCGAAAGGCGGGGACCCGCATCGGAGCTGCCAGGAGCCTCTCTGGAAGGATCGGCGAGGATGCAGCCGCTCAATGGATGGAAGCCGGCGGCTTCAGGCTTCTGGAGCGCAATTGGCGCTGCCGCGAGGGGGAGCTGGATATTATCGCCGTTGAAGGCGGCTCCCTCGTCGTGACGGAAGTCCGTTCGCTGCGGCAGGGCAGCCGGTTCGGGACCGCGCTGGAATCGATCGACGCCCGCAAGCAGCATAAGGTGCGCAGGATCGCCCGCCAGTATTTGAGTCAAAAGGGGTGGCAGGAGAAGACGGTCCGCTTTGATGCCGCTGCCGTTACGCTTGATTCTGCCGGCCTAAAGCCGATAGAGGTCGCTTATGTGCGAAATGCCTTTTGA
- the rimM gene encoding ribosome maturation factor RimM (Essential for efficient processing of 16S rRNA) has product MADQWFTVGEIVNTQGIRGELKVVPHTDFADQRFAPGSRLSLQKDGAPGSIQVEVQSSRSHKNVYIVKLKGYENINEVEKFKGYLMKVSDSQREPLAKGEFYYTDIIGSEVVTEEGESLGLVTEILRPGANDVWAVELKDGKELLLPYIDDVVLDVNVRAKRVTVRLMEGLM; this is encoded by the coding sequence ATGGCGGATCAGTGGTTTACAGTCGGCGAGATCGTGAATACGCAAGGCATACGCGGCGAGCTTAAGGTCGTGCCGCATACGGACTTTGCCGATCAGCGCTTTGCCCCGGGAAGCAGGCTTTCCTTGCAGAAGGATGGCGCTCCCGGCAGCATTCAGGTCGAGGTTCAAAGCTCCAGATCCCATAAGAACGTGTACATCGTCAAGCTGAAAGGCTACGAAAACATCAACGAGGTCGAAAAGTTCAAGGGCTATCTGATGAAGGTGTCCGATTCCCAGCGCGAGCCGCTTGCAAAGGGCGAATTCTACTACACGGACATCATCGGCTCCGAAGTCGTCACGGAAGAGGGGGAAAGCCTCGGTCTCGTGACCGAGATTCTCCGTCCCGGCGCCAATGATGTCTGGGCGGTGGAGCTGAAGGACGGCAAAGAGCTGCTGCTTCCTTACATCGACGACGTCGTGCTCGACGTGAACGTGCGCGCGAAGCGAGTAACGGTGCGGCTCATGGAAGGATTGATGTAA
- the rpsP gene encoding 30S ribosomal protein S16, which produces MAVRIRLKRIGAHKAPFYRLVVSDSRSPRDGRFIEEIGTYNPVAQPAQVNIDEEKALKWLQTGAQASDTVRNLLSKAGVLKKFHEQKLQK; this is translated from the coding sequence ATGGCAGTACGTATCCGTCTCAAACGCATTGGTGCCCATAAAGCCCCGTTCTACCGTCTGGTAGTTTCTGATTCCCGTTCGCCGCGTGACGGCCGTTTCATCGAAGAAATCGGCACTTATAACCCGGTTGCACAACCGGCTCAAGTGAACATCGACGAAGAAAAAGCCCTCAAATGGCTGCAAACCGGAGCTCAAGCATCCGACACCGTCCGCAACCTGCTTTCCAAAGCAGGCGTGCTCAAGAAATTCCACGAGCAGAAACTTCAAAAGTAA
- a CDS encoding YifB family Mg chelatase-like AAA ATPase → MPYSKCISASVLGVDGKSITVEVDLSSGLPQVNLVGLPDPSVRESVERVRAAMRNSGFKFPLERVTVNLAPADLRKEGTAFDLAIAAAILTASGQMEADAFDGMLVIGELALNGGLRPVPGVLPMVEEARTRGLRRVLLPPDNACEAALVGGMDIYAAADLASLAGCGGSGEGWNRLTWHPTDTVPASLETASSGEGAASPDYADVFGQHHAKRALMIAAAGRHNLLLSGPPGTGKTMLIRRLPGILPPMSEEEALEVTKIFSVSGKLAASGSLILERPFRTPHHTISTGGLIGGGSTPRPGEATLAHRGVLFLDELPEFPRSVLEVLRQPLEDREVTIARARAVFRFPAHFQLAASMNPCPCGQHGSDVPGQRGCICSPVQIARYRSRISGPLLDRIDLLIEVPRPQHADAMQAGMSTADMRNLIAGAVRRQKDREQETGVAWNGDLAGKSLKQAAPLQAEGARLLQQAYDRLGISLRAHERILKLARTIADVEGSTQIQTAHVAEAIQYRRLEL, encoded by the coding sequence ATGCCCTACAGCAAATGCATAAGCGCGAGCGTGCTCGGCGTCGACGGCAAAAGCATTACCGTGGAGGTCGACCTGTCCAGCGGTCTGCCTCAAGTGAATCTGGTCGGCCTTCCCGACCCATCCGTCCGCGAATCGGTGGAGCGCGTCCGCGCCGCCATGCGGAATTCCGGCTTCAAATTCCCGCTGGAGCGAGTGACGGTGAACCTCGCGCCCGCCGATCTGCGCAAGGAAGGGACAGCTTTCGATCTCGCTATCGCGGCTGCCATCCTGACGGCCAGCGGGCAGATGGAAGCCGATGCCTTCGACGGCATGCTCGTCATCGGCGAGCTCGCCCTCAACGGCGGGCTTCGTCCCGTGCCCGGCGTGCTTCCCATGGTCGAGGAAGCGCGGACACGCGGCCTCAGGCGCGTGCTTCTGCCTCCCGACAACGCCTGCGAAGCCGCTCTCGTAGGCGGCATGGACATCTACGCGGCGGCCGATCTGGCTTCCCTGGCTGGCTGCGGAGGAAGCGGAGAAGGCTGGAACCGGCTTACCTGGCATCCTACAGACACCGTTCCAGCGTCCTTGGAGACGGCATCCAGCGGCGAAGGAGCAGCCTCTCCGGACTACGCCGACGTATTCGGTCAGCACCATGCCAAGCGTGCGCTGATGATCGCCGCCGCCGGCAGGCACAACCTGCTGCTGAGCGGGCCGCCTGGAACCGGCAAGACGATGCTCATCCGCCGTCTGCCCGGCATTCTCCCTCCCATGAGCGAGGAAGAGGCGCTTGAGGTGACCAAAATCTTCAGCGTCTCCGGCAAGCTCGCCGCCTCAGGCTCCCTCATCTTGGAGCGTCCATTCCGCACTCCGCATCATACGATCTCCACGGGCGGCCTTATCGGCGGCGGCTCCACCCCCCGTCCTGGCGAGGCTACACTCGCCCATCGGGGCGTCCTCTTTCTCGACGAGCTGCCGGAATTCCCCCGCTCCGTGCTCGAAGTGCTGCGCCAGCCGCTCGAGGATCGGGAAGTGACGATAGCCAGAGCGAGAGCGGTGTTCCGCTTCCCGGCTCATTTTCAGCTGGCCGCCTCGATGAATCCTTGCCCGTGCGGACAGCATGGCTCCGACGTTCCGGGGCAGCGCGGCTGCATCTGTTCTCCGGTGCAGATCGCCCGTTACCGATCGCGGATATCCGGCCCGCTGCTCGACCGGATCGACCTGCTCATCGAGGTTCCTCGGCCGCAGCATGCCGATGCCATGCAAGCCGGCATGAGCACTGCGGACATGAGGAATTTGATTGCTGGCGCCGTCAGGCGCCAGAAGGATCGGGAGCAGGAGACGGGCGTAGCGTGGAACGGCGATCTGGCGGGCAAATCGCTGAAGCAAGCCGCCCCCCTTCAAGCCGAAGGCGCCCGCCTGCTTCAGCAAGCCTATGATCGGCTTGGCATCAGCTTGCGCGCCCATGAGCGGATCCTGAAGCTCGCGCGCACGATCGCGGACGTGGAAGGCTCCACGCAAATCCAGACGGCCCATGTCGCTGAAGCGATTCAATACCGCAGGCTGGAGCTATGA
- the ylqF gene encoding ribosome biogenesis GTPase YlqF, giving the protein MTIQWFPGHMTRARRQIEDKLKLIDIAIELLDARVPMSSRNPMVDDILRGKPRLILLNKADLADSRETERWMQYFASKGYVSLAVDSSTGSRVNEIPVKVREILHEKIQRMLDRGMNPRAMRALIVGIPNVGKSTLTNRLAGRHIAATGDRPGVTKGQQWIKVGSEMELLDTPGILWPKFEDQLVGYKLAMTGAIKEQVLNIEDVAYFAVRVLVERYWPEMQERFGLEEQPEDFDDNLQIVGVMEQIGRNRGCLLSGGRIDLEKVSGIILRELRAGKLGRLTLEAAPPARP; this is encoded by the coding sequence ATGACGATTCAGTGGTTCCCCGGACATATGACGCGGGCAAGAAGGCAGATCGAAGACAAGCTCAAGCTGATCGACATCGCGATCGAGCTGCTCGACGCCCGCGTTCCCATGTCCAGCCGCAACCCTATGGTCGACGACATCCTGAGGGGCAAACCACGTCTCATCCTGCTGAACAAGGCAGACCTGGCCGATTCCCGAGAAACGGAACGGTGGATGCAATACTTTGCTTCCAAAGGGTATGTGAGCCTGGCCGTCGATTCCTCGACCGGTTCCAGGGTGAATGAGATTCCCGTCAAGGTGAGGGAAATCCTTCATGAAAAAATCCAGCGCATGCTGGACCGGGGCATGAACCCGCGCGCCATGCGCGCGCTGATTGTCGGCATTCCCAACGTCGGCAAGTCCACCTTGACCAACCGGCTGGCCGGCAGGCATATCGCCGCCACCGGAGACCGTCCCGGCGTCACCAAGGGGCAGCAATGGATCAAGGTCGGCTCGGAGATGGAGCTGCTCGATACGCCGGGCATCCTGTGGCCGAAGTTCGAGGATCAGCTTGTAGGCTACAAGCTCGCCATGACCGGCGCGATCAAGGAGCAGGTGCTCAATATCGAAGACGTGGCGTACTTTGCCGTCCGCGTGCTCGTAGAGAGATACTGGCCCGAGATGCAGGAACGTTTCGGCCTGGAAGAACAGCCGGAGGATTTCGATGACAACTTGCAGATTGTCGGGGTCATGGAACAGATCGGCCGCAACCGCGGTTGTCTGCTCAGCGGCGGCCGAATCGATCTGGAAAAGGTATCCGGAATCATCCTGCGGGAGCTTCGTGCCGGCAAGCTCGGACGCCTCACGCTGGAAGCGGCGCCTCCGGCAAGGCCATGA
- the rplS gene encoding 50S ribosomal protein L19 has product MNLLQTIAQEQLRTDIPSFRPGDTLKVYVKVIEGSRERVQLFEGVVIKRRGGGISETFTVRKISYGVGVERTFPINSPKIDRIEVTRRGKVRRAKLYYLRELRGKAARIKEIRR; this is encoded by the coding sequence ATGAATCTTTTACAAACGATTGCTCAAGAACAGCTTCGCACGGACATCCCTAGCTTCCGTCCAGGCGACACGCTGAAGGTGTACGTAAAGGTTATCGAGGGTTCCCGTGAGCGGGTTCAGCTGTTCGAGGGCGTTGTTATCAAACGTCGCGGCGGCGGAATCAGCGAGACTTTCACAGTCCGCAAAATTTCTTACGGCGTTGGCGTGGAGCGTACGTTCCCGATCAACTCGCCTAAGATTGACCGCATCGAAGTTACCCGTCGCGGCAAAGTTCGTCGCGCGAAACTGTACTACCTGCGCGAACTGCGCGGCAAAGCGGCCCGTATCAAGGAAATCCGCCGCTAA
- the trmD gene encoding tRNA (guanosine(37)-N1)-methyltransferase TrmD — translation MRIDVLTLFPEMFDGVFGASILGKARDKGIVSLQAVNFRNYANNKHNTVDDYPYGGGGGMVLKAEPVFSAVEDLLAGSSGDAGESQAAENKPRVILMCPQGEPFSQRKAEELSREDRLIFICGHYEGYDERIREHLVTDELSIGDYVLTGGELPAMVMIDSVVRLLPGVLGNESSAVTDSYSTGLLEYPHYTRPASFRGWDVPEVLISGHHRNIDAWRRQQSLHRTLQRRPDLLETAELTDKERKWLREQQSRAAGPESFS, via the coding sequence ATGCGCATCGACGTTTTGACGCTGTTCCCGGAAATGTTCGACGGCGTGTTCGGAGCGAGCATTCTCGGCAAGGCCAGGGACAAAGGCATCGTTTCGCTGCAGGCAGTCAACTTTCGGAATTATGCCAACAACAAGCACAATACCGTCGATGATTATCCCTACGGAGGCGGCGGCGGCATGGTGCTGAAGGCCGAGCCGGTGTTCTCGGCGGTCGAGGATCTGCTCGCGGGCTCCAGCGGCGACGCCGGCGAGTCCCAGGCGGCGGAGAACAAGCCTCGGGTCATTCTGATGTGTCCGCAAGGCGAGCCGTTCAGCCAGCGCAAGGCGGAAGAGCTCTCGCGCGAGGATCGCCTGATTTTCATATGCGGCCATTACGAGGGCTACGACGAGCGCATCCGGGAGCATCTCGTGACCGACGAGCTGTCGATCGGCGACTACGTGCTGACCGGAGGCGAGCTGCCGGCGATGGTCATGATCGACAGCGTCGTGCGGCTGCTGCCTGGCGTGCTCGGCAACGAATCGTCCGCCGTTACGGACTCCTACAGCACCGGACTGCTTGAATACCCGCATTATACACGTCCGGCCAGCTTCCGCGGCTGGGATGTTCCCGAGGTGCTGATCTCCGGACATCACCGCAACATCGACGCCTGGCGGCGCCAGCAATCGCTGCACCGGACGCTCCAGCGCCGGCCTGATCTGCTGGAGACGGCGGAGCTGACGGACAAAGAGCGGAAATGGCTGCGGGAGCAACAGTCCCGGGCAGCGGGTCCGGAATCTTTTTCCTGA
- a CDS encoding ribonuclease HII — protein sequence MLSYERQLWESGAEHVCGVDEVGRGCLFGDVVAAAVILPRGLVLDGVDDSKKLSEKKRERLYEVILDSALAWAVARIDCETIDRINIRQASRLAMKQAVESLGVRPCHLLVDAETVDLDFPQTSIIHGDAVSQSIGAASILAKVTRDRLCKEIWDLHYPAYGIAVHKGYATKHHRSMLLEHGPSPLHRRSFLGKILPGEQLALF from the coding sequence CTGCTTTCCTACGAGCGGCAGCTCTGGGAATCGGGAGCCGAGCATGTCTGCGGCGTGGACGAAGTCGGGCGGGGCTGCCTGTTCGGCGATGTCGTCGCTGCGGCGGTCATTTTGCCGCGAGGGCTCGTCCTCGACGGAGTCGACGATTCCAAGAAGCTTTCGGAGAAAAAGCGCGAGAGGCTCTACGAAGTCATCCTGGACTCCGCTCTTGCCTGGGCGGTCGCGAGAATCGATTGCGAGACGATCGACCGCATCAACATCCGCCAGGCTTCGCGTCTGGCCATGAAGCAGGCGGTGGAATCGCTCGGCGTACGGCCTTGCCATCTGCTGGTCGATGCCGAGACCGTCGATCTGGACTTTCCGCAAACGTCCATTATTCATGGCGATGCGGTGAGCCAGAGCATCGGGGCGGCATCCATCCTGGCCAAGGTGACCCGTGACCGTCTCTGCAAGGAGATATGGGATCTGCATTATCCGGCTTACGGGATTGCCGTACATAAAGGCTATGCGACCAAGCATCACCGCTCCATGCTGCTCGAGCACGGACCGAGCCCGCTCCATCGGCGTTCGTTCCTCGGCAAGATATTGCCGGGGGAGCAGCTGGCGCTGTTTTAG